A DNA window from bacterium contains the following coding sequences:
- a CDS encoding PIN domain-containing protein, which produces MTFFVDANILVYSASAGRYRSPCLEILRAIAVGGADGKTSPAVMEEMWFLELSAKAGDLRGLTRRSYTVLAPLLPVTDEIFLAALSLRAPNLGANDRIHAATCLNNGIRTIVSADSGFDGIAGLRRVDPLDERAWKSLIASR; this is translated from the coding sequence GTGACCTTCTTCGTCGACGCCAACATCCTGGTCTACAGCGCCAGCGCCGGTCGGTACCGCTCCCCCTGCCTCGAGATACTCAGGGCCATTGCCGTGGGCGGCGCCGACGGCAAGACCTCGCCGGCCGTGATGGAGGAGATGTGGTTTCTCGAGCTGTCGGCCAAGGCCGGCGATCTGAGAGGTCTCACTCGCCGCAGCTACACGGTTCTGGCGCCGCTGCTCCCGGTCACCGACGAGATCTTCCTCGCCGCCCTGTCACTCCGAGCTCCAAACCTCGGCGCGAACGATCGCATACACGCCGCCACATGCCTCAACAACGGCATACGCACGATCGTCAGCGCCGACTCGGGGTTTGATGGCATCGCGGGCCTGCGTCGAGTGGACCCGCTCGATGAACGAGCCTGGAAATCTCTGATCGCATCGCGCTAG
- a CDS encoding NarK/NasA family nitrate transporter gives MSWRRPMPESDPMRQLKALSLATVAFFTCFYVWALYGPLSPVLQQDLGLTEVQVGWLVAIPVILGSLMRVPMGVLTDRYGARRTFPPLMGFTTLTLLALAVWHLSFAGLVAFGFLMGFAGASFAVGVPFVSRWYPKARQGFALGVYGMGMGGTVLTGLTAPFIAQTWGLAAPFIAGAVLVLAVGLGFLLLAEEPPAPRPAAAPWLAPFKVIAGEPRAWAFTLFYFVAFGGFVAMFLYLPQLLVGVHGLTRPDAGARAAGFAFLAVLARPLGGYLSDRFSAQQVLYVSFIGTAVLAGVLALEYQSMVPLTISCLTMAVMLGLGTGAVFKLVAGEFPAQVGAMTGVVGAAGGLGGFFPPLVMASVKSATGSYTIGFALLAAAALVCTAILRGMRSSAPSNLTVPDRT, from the coding sequence ATGAGCTGGCGCAGGCCCATGCCTGAAAGCGACCCGATGCGGCAGCTGAAGGCGCTGTCGCTGGCCACCGTCGCCTTCTTCACCTGCTTTTATGTTTGGGCCCTGTACGGGCCGCTCTCGCCGGTGCTTCAGCAGGACCTCGGGCTCACAGAAGTTCAGGTCGGGTGGCTGGTTGCGATTCCGGTCATCCTCGGTTCCCTCATGCGGGTGCCGATGGGCGTCCTGACCGATCGGTACGGCGCGAGACGGACGTTCCCGCCGTTGATGGGCTTCACCACGCTGACCCTGCTGGCGCTCGCCGTCTGGCATCTCAGCTTTGCCGGCCTGGTCGCGTTCGGATTCCTCATGGGTTTTGCGGGCGCGTCCTTCGCCGTGGGGGTGCCCTTCGTGAGTCGCTGGTATCCGAAGGCAAGGCAGGGGTTCGCCCTTGGGGTCTACGGCATGGGGATGGGGGGCACGGTGCTCACCGGTCTGACCGCGCCCTTCATCGCCCAGACGTGGGGCCTGGCCGCGCCGTTCATCGCCGGCGCCGTCCTGGTCCTGGCGGTCGGGCTTGGCTTCCTTTTATTGGCCGAGGAGCCGCCCGCCCCCCGGCCGGCCGCCGCGCCTTGGCTCGCTCCCTTCAAAGTGATCGCCGGCGAGCCTCGTGCATGGGCGTTCACCCTCTTCTATTTCGTCGCCTTCGGCGGATTCGTGGCGATGTTCCTCTACCTGCCCCAGCTGCTGGTCGGCGTCCACGGGCTGACCCGGCCGGACGCCGGCGCCCGAGCGGCCGGCTTCGCATTTCTGGCCGTGCTGGCGCGCCCGCTCGGCGGCTACCTCTCCGACCGTTTCAGCGCCCAGCAGGTCCTGTACGTGAGCTTCATCGGGACGGCCGTCCTGGCAGGCGTGCTCGCGCTCGAGTACCAGAGCATGGTGCCGCTGACGATCAGCTGCCTGACCATGGCCGTGATGCTCGGTCTCGGCACCGGCGCCGTCTTCAAGCTGGTCGCGGGGGAGTTTCCCGCCCAGGTCGGGGCGATGACCGGAGTCGTCGGGGCGGCAGGCGGGCTGGGCGGCTTCTTCCCGCCGCTGGTCATGGCCTCAGTGAAGTCGGCCACCGGCAGCTACACGATCGGTTTCGCCCTGCTGGCCGCGGCCGCGCTGGTCTGCACCGCGATTCTTCGGGGGATGAGGTCAAGCGCCCCGTCGAACCTGACCGTGCCTGATCGCACGTGA
- a CDS encoding cyclase family protein, with protein sequence MRFLDLTQDFSLHTPAFAGYAGPAIRWIKRLAFDKAGGQEITMTLHVSTHLDAPAHFLSGGKFIGELGLDFLIGPACVVDLERMGVGDYELYGPEHFERWERDTGHRIERGDILVIHTGYHRYYPENWADRTQVDETRYFIRHPGPARAFAEWVLERGVRWIAVDAGSADHPMNTVIRRIRADEAEEAEKKLGRSLGELFPKDDYQIMHTLLFPHDVVHIENLGGQIDQVLDQKISFGCFPWRFQGGEAAPCRAVAILE encoded by the coding sequence ATGAGATTCCTCGACCTGACGCAGGACTTCTCGCTGCACACGCCGGCGTTCGCGGGCTACGCCGGACCGGCGATCCGATGGATCAAGCGCCTGGCCTTCGACAAGGCCGGCGGCCAGGAGATCACGATGACGCTTCACGTCAGCACTCACCTGGACGCCCCGGCGCATTTCCTCTCCGGCGGCAAGTTCATCGGCGAGCTCGGGCTGGACTTCCTCATCGGCCCCGCCTGCGTCGTCGACCTGGAGCGCATGGGGGTGGGCGACTACGAGCTTTACGGGCCGGAGCACTTCGAGCGCTGGGAGAGGGACACCGGTCATCGGATCGAGCGTGGCGACATCCTCGTCATCCACACCGGCTATCACCGCTACTATCCCGAGAACTGGGCCGATCGCACGCAGGTGGATGAGACCAGGTACTTCATCCGCCACCCTGGGCCGGCTCGCGCCTTCGCCGAGTGGGTGCTGGAGCGCGGCGTGCGCTGGATTGCGGTCGACGCCGGGAGCGCGGACCACCCGATGAACACCGTCATCCGGCGCATTCGCGCCGACGAAGCCGAGGAGGCGGAGAAGAAGCTGGGCCGCAGCCTTGGCGAGCTCTTCCCGAAGGACGACTACCAGATCATGCACACCCTGCTCTTCCCGCATGACGTCGTCCACATCGAGAACCTGGGCGGGCAGATCGACCAGGTGCTCGACCAGAAGATCTCGTTCGGCTGCTTTCCCTGGCGCTTCCAGGGAGGCGAGGCAGCCCCCTGCCGCGCCGTGGCCATCCTGGAGTGA